A portion of the bacterium genome contains these proteins:
- a CDS encoding helix-turn-helix transcriptional regulator: MTSDTTADATPARWTPERIRALRQRCGWSQEELAVRVGARAATVGRWERGGQRPLRVYCLRLAELDAASTGAEA, encoded by the coding sequence GTGACGAGCGACACGACGGCCGACGCTACGCCCGCCCGGTGGACTCCGGAGCGCATCCGCGCCCTGCGGCAGCGGTGCGGCTGGAGCCAGGAGGAGTTGGCGGTGCGGGTCGGTGCGCGGGCCGCGACGGTCGGGCGCTGGGAGCGCGGCGGCCAGCGGCCGCTGCGCGTCTACTGCTTGCGGCTCGCGGAGCTCGATGCCGCGTCGACGGGGGCTGAGGCGTGA
- a CDS encoding Coenzyme F420 hydrogenase/dehydrogenase, beta subunit C-terminal domain yields MAHVTFKQMMNEVVAFGSCCECGTCVLVCPHNVIDYVEGKPKQVAKASAAFDYCGISEGIGCDVCAQVCPRLGIREFGLRDAVHPRAPGVYEGVFGRYRRIVAARCTDPDILGRAQDGGVVTAILAHGLREGLFDGAVVSAADDATPAAPKPRVVTTVDEAIASAGSWYTYCPNDLALADAAEMGLQKVCFVGVPCQVTPVRKIQQADTAFLHTPRKKEQHVARQRKFLKGYGEIVDFTVGLLCTEVFTYQGLMVEKIEQGMGIPLRDVKKFNVKGKVLVYKKDGEVSEMSLHKAQEYARPECHHCGDFTAELADISCGGVACLDWTITVLRSERGEALFDDLVRRGLVEMRPMEEFEQSLEVMIRLTRKQRDRVPVPPGRPVSYVRPADWPRVAADPEP; encoded by the coding sequence GTGGCACACGTCACCTTCAAGCAGATGATGAACGAGGTGGTCGCCTTCGGGAGCTGCTGCGAGTGTGGGACGTGCGTCCTCGTCTGTCCCCACAACGTGATCGACTACGTCGAGGGCAAGCCGAAGCAGGTGGCGAAGGCGTCGGCGGCGTTCGACTACTGCGGCATCAGCGAGGGCATCGGCTGCGACGTCTGCGCGCAGGTGTGCCCGCGGCTCGGCATCCGCGAGTTCGGCTTGCGCGACGCGGTGCATCCGCGGGCGCCCGGCGTCTACGAGGGCGTCTTCGGGCGCTACCGGCGGATCGTCGCCGCGCGCTGCACCGACCCCGATATCCTCGGGCGCGCGCAGGACGGCGGCGTGGTGACGGCCATCCTCGCCCATGGCCTGCGCGAGGGGCTCTTCGACGGGGCGGTGGTGTCGGCCGCCGACGACGCCACGCCGGCCGCCCCGAAGCCACGCGTGGTGACCACGGTCGACGAGGCGATCGCCAGCGCCGGCTCCTGGTACACCTACTGTCCGAACGACCTCGCACTCGCCGACGCCGCGGAGATGGGGCTGCAGAAGGTCTGCTTCGTCGGCGTGCCCTGCCAGGTGACGCCGGTGCGCAAGATCCAGCAGGCGGACACGGCTTTTCTCCACACGCCGCGCAAGAAGGAGCAGCACGTCGCGCGGCAGCGGAAGTTCCTGAAGGGCTACGGCGAGATCGTCGACTTCACCGTCGGGCTCTTGTGCACCGAGGTCTTCACCTACCAGGGCCTCATGGTCGAGAAGATCGAGCAGGGCATGGGCATCCCGCTGCGCGACGTGAAGAAGTTCAACGTCAAGGGGAAGGTCCTCGTCTACAAGAAGGACGGCGAGGTCAGCGAGATGAGCCTCCACAAGGCGCAGGAGTATGCCCGCCCCGAATGCCATCACTGCGGCGACTTCACCGCCGAGCTCGCGGACATCTCCTGCGGCGGCGTCGCCTGCCTCGACTGGACCATCACCGTGCTGCGCTCCGAGCGCGGCGAGGCGCTGTTCGACGACCTCGTGCGCCGTGGCCTCGTCGAGATGCGGCCGATGGAGGAGTTCGAGCAGTCGCTCGAGGTGATGATCCGCCTGACGCGCAAGCAGCGCGACCGGGTTCCGGTGCCGCCGGGGCGGCCCGTGAGCTACGTGCGGCCGGCCGACTGGCCGCGTGTCGCGGCCGACCCGGAGCCCTGA
- a CDS encoding patatin-like phospholipase family protein yields the protein MSERRRFGIVLSGGGARGAYEVGVLAWLLEELPRRLGRPPRIDVFTGTSVGAIHACWLAASLDEPDAGPRLEAIWRSLEVAGVYRMGLRDLLAIPRRALGLGSAEPTPRTDRLSGILDTRPLERLVRETVAWDRLRTRVACGDVEAVAVAATEIATGRSVVWVDRREPTTPVWPNDPFVVARPAALTPEHALASAAIPFLFPALRVDGEFFCDGGLRLNTPLAPALRLGCDRLLVIGLRHVPTPAEDAALAAARTANYASLTYLTGKMLNALLLDRIDYDVDRLQLTNAVLEAGVRTYGAGFLAHVNETVERVRGAPYRVVDTVYLRPSQDLGVLAAECYAHKERPESLRAWISDAVLRYAVQGLVAEADLLSYLLFDGCYASHLITLGRADAARRADELVALFADQAPPP from the coding sequence ATGAGCGAGCGGCGGCGGTTCGGGATCGTGCTCTCGGGTGGCGGCGCCCGCGGGGCCTACGAGGTCGGGGTCCTCGCCTGGCTGCTCGAGGAGCTGCCGCGGCGACTCGGCCGGCCGCCGCGTATCGACGTCTTCACCGGCACGAGCGTCGGCGCCATCCATGCCTGCTGGCTCGCCGCCTCCCTCGACGAACCCGACGCGGGGCCACGCCTCGAAGCCATCTGGCGGAGCCTCGAGGTGGCCGGCGTGTATCGCATGGGCCTGCGCGACCTCCTCGCGATTCCGCGCCGGGCCCTCGGCCTCGGGTCCGCCGAGCCGACCCCCCGCACGGACCGCCTGTCCGGCATCCTCGACACGCGGCCGCTGGAGCGGCTCGTGCGCGAGACGGTCGCCTGGGATCGGCTGCGCACCCGCGTCGCGTGCGGCGACGTCGAGGCGGTCGCCGTCGCGGCGACCGAGATCGCGACCGGCCGCTCCGTCGTCTGGGTCGACCGGCGCGAGCCCACGACGCCGGTCTGGCCGAACGATCCGTTCGTCGTCGCCCGGCCCGCTGCGCTCACGCCGGAGCACGCCCTCGCCTCGGCCGCGATCCCGTTCCTCTTCCCCGCCCTGCGCGTCGACGGCGAGTTCTTCTGCGACGGCGGCCTGCGCCTCAACACCCCGCTCGCGCCGGCGCTGCGGCTCGGCTGCGACCGGCTCCTCGTGATCGGCCTGCGCCACGTGCCGACGCCCGCCGAGGATGCGGCGCTCGCCGCCGCGCGCACGGCGAACTACGCCTCCCTCACCTATCTCACCGGCAAGATGCTGAACGCGCTCCTGCTCGATCGCATCGACTACGACGTCGACCGCCTCCAGCTCACGAACGCGGTCCTGGAGGCCGGGGTGCGGACCTACGGCGCGGGCTTTCTCGCCCACGTCAACGAAACCGTGGAGCGGGTGCGGGGCGCGCCCTACCGGGTCGTCGATACCGTGTACCTGCGGCCGTCCCAGGACCTCGGTGTCCTCGCGGCCGAGTGCTACGCGCACAAGGAGCGTCCCGAGAGCCTGCGTGCCTGGATCTCCGACGCGGTCCTGCGCTACGCCGTGCAGGGCCTCGTCGCCGAGGCCGACCTGCTCTCCTACCTCCTCTTCGACGGCTGCTACGCGAGCCACCTGATCACGCTCGGCCGCGCCGACGCCGCACGCCGCGCGGACGAGCTGGTCGCGCTGTTCGCCGACCAGGCGCCGCCGCCGTGA
- a CDS encoding acetyl-CoA C-acetyltransferase: MAKAVIVSAARTAIGTLGGALAQQPATKLGAIAVREAIARAKLTSEQVDEAILGHVLPAGLGLNPARVAQIEAGMPKEKTAYGVNKACGSGLKAAILAAQGVLTGDSEIVVAGGMESMSGAPYITKKARFGIRMGHEQLLDSMIADGLTCPITLVHMGITAENVAAKYGISREAQDEFAAESQAKAGAAIEGGKFKAEIVPVEVPGAKKGETFKFEVDEHPRPSTTAEKLKPLRAAFKPDGGTVTAGNASGINDGAAAVVVMTDERAKALGLTPLATIRAWGSAGVDPSIMGMGPWPAVEKALERAGLRKEEIDLWELNEAFAAQSLGVLAELKIPKNRVNVNGGAIALGHPIGASGARVLVTLLYAMADRDARLGVASLCIGGGQGIAMVVERA, from the coding sequence ATGGCCAAGGCAGTCATCGTCAGCGCCGCGCGTACCGCGATCGGCACCCTGGGAGGCGCGCTCGCGCAGCAGCCCGCCACCAAGCTCGGCGCCATCGCCGTCCGGGAAGCCATCGCACGCGCGAAGCTCACGTCGGAGCAGGTCGACGAGGCGATCCTCGGCCACGTCCTGCCCGCCGGGCTCGGGCTGAACCCCGCGCGCGTGGCGCAGATCGAGGCGGGCATGCCGAAGGAGAAGACCGCCTACGGCGTCAACAAGGCGTGCGGCTCGGGGCTGAAGGCCGCGATCCTGGCTGCCCAGGGCGTCCTGACGGGCGACAGCGAGATCGTCGTCGCCGGCGGCATGGAGAGCATGAGCGGCGCGCCGTACATCACGAAGAAGGCGCGCTTCGGCATCCGCATGGGCCACGAGCAGCTGCTCGACTCGATGATCGCCGACGGCCTCACCTGTCCGATCACGCTCGTGCACATGGGCATCACGGCCGAGAACGTCGCCGCCAAGTACGGCATCTCGCGCGAGGCGCAGGACGAGTTCGCCGCCGAAAGCCAGGCGAAGGCCGGCGCCGCCATCGAGGGCGGCAAGTTCAAGGCCGAGATCGTCCCCGTCGAGGTCCCGGGTGCGAAGAAGGGCGAGACCTTCAAGTTCGAGGTCGACGAGCATCCCCGCCCCAGCACCACCGCCGAGAAGCTGAAGCCGCTGCGCGCGGCCTTCAAGCCGGACGGCGGCACCGTCACCGCGGGCAATGCGTCGGGCATCAACGACGGCGCCGCGGCGGTGGTCGTCATGACCGACGAGCGCGCGAAGGCGCTCGGCCTGACGCCGCTCGCGACCATCCGTGCGTGGGGCTCCGCCGGCGTCGATCCGTCGATCATGGGCATGGGTCCCTGGCCGGCGGTCGAGAAGGCGCTCGAGCGGGCCGGCCTCCGCAAGGAGGAGATCGACCTCTGGGAGCTCAACGAGGCCTTCGCGGCGCAGTCGCTGGGCGTGCTCGCCGAGCTCAAGATCCCGAAGAACCGGGTCAACGTGAACGGCGGTGCGATCGCGCTGGGCCATCCGATCGGCGCCAGCGGCGCCCGCGTCCTCGTGACGCTGCTCTACGCCATGGCCGATCGTGACGCGCGCCTCGGCGTCGCCTCGCTGTGCATCGGCGGCGGCCAGGGCATCGCGATGGTGGTCGAGCGAGCCTAA
- a CDS encoding HAD family hydrolase — protein MRVAALFDVDGTLLARNSAQLYMRHLRRTGQARRRDVARTLYYLARYKLGLLDVQAALTASMEWVRGRSEADTEADCRTWYADEIRGYLYPAMAALVAQHRAAGHVPALLTSATRYLAEPLAADLGVRDVLVSRLVVRDGRFTGEAVRPICYGRGKVYWAERFAAEHDVDLGASWFYTDSITDMPVLERVGHPVAVHPDPRLRRIAQQRAWPVLRPKL, from the coding sequence GTGCGGGTCGCAGCGCTCTTCGACGTCGACGGCACGCTACTCGCCCGCAACTCGGCGCAGCTGTACATGCGTCATCTACGGCGAACCGGGCAGGCGCGTCGCCGCGACGTCGCCCGCACGCTCTACTACCTCGCCCGCTACAAGCTCGGCCTGCTCGACGTGCAGGCCGCGCTCACGGCCTCGATGGAGTGGGTGCGCGGACGCTCCGAGGCCGACACCGAAGCCGACTGCCGGACCTGGTACGCCGACGAGATCCGCGGCTATCTGTACCCGGCGATGGCCGCGCTCGTGGCGCAGCATCGCGCCGCCGGGCACGTGCCGGCGCTGCTGACGAGCGCCACCCGCTACCTGGCCGAGCCGTTGGCCGCCGATCTGGGCGTGCGCGACGTGCTCGTGAGCCGCCTCGTCGTGCGCGACGGGCGCTTCACCGGCGAAGCGGTGCGGCCGATCTGCTATGGGCGTGGCAAGGTGTACTGGGCGGAGCGGTTCGCGGCCGAGCACGACGTCGACCTCGGGGCGAGCTGGTTCTACACCGACTCGATCACGGACATGCCGGTGCTCGAGCGGGTGGGGCACCCCGTCGCCGTCCACCCCGATCCACGCCTGCGACGGATCGCCCAGCAGCGTGCCTGGCCGGTCCTGCGCCCGAAGCTCTGA